The DNA segment ATGGGCTGATGCAGGCTGGTGTCACCCTGAGCTTCCCTTACTGCCACTCTCGAGAAATCAACCACTTCTTTTGTGAGGCACCATCGCTTGTTCGCCTTGCCTGTACAGACACCATGATTTTTGAATTTATCATGTATGTCTGCTGCGTCCTGATGCTTTTGATCCCAGTGTCTTTCATTTTGGCTTCCTACGGTCTCATCCTGATCACTGTGCTCCGCATGCATTCTGCTGTAGCCAGAAAGAAAGCTTTTGCTACTTGTTCCTCCCACCTGGCTGTGGTGGGGTTTTTCTATGGCACCATCATATTTATCTACATGCGGCCCAAATCCTACCGTTCAGTGGCTCAAGACAAGGTAGTCTCTGCCTTTTACACCATCTTCACACCTGCGTTGAACCCGCTTATATACAGTGTGAGGAATAAAGAAGTCAGGGGGGCTTTGAGAAAGTGGCTGGAGAAATATTTTCGGTGATCTCTACAGTGAGCATTATTGGCATAATGACATCACTCAGActtaggttttgttttgtgtcAATTTGTTTTGTGTCATTCTATTTTGCTTTCATGTTCCTAGTttgcattaatttaaaaaacatta comes from the Bubalus kerabau isolate K-KA32 ecotype Philippines breed swamp buffalo chromosome 1, PCC_UOA_SB_1v2, whole genome shotgun sequence genome and includes:
- the LOC129642160 gene encoding olfactory receptor 2T33-like yields the protein MENTNDTTGINFILLGLLNYTQTHLFFFSVVLMTFLTSLMSNIFMIMLIRMDSRLCTPMYFLLSQLSLMDVMLVLTVVPKMVGNYLMHIRSISPAGCGAQIFLFVTLEGGECFLLAAMAYDRYAAVCHPLRYPVLMNQKLCLHMTAGSWLLGGVDGLMQAGVTLSFPYCHSREINHFFCEAPSLVRLACTDTMIFEFIMYVCCVLMLLIPVSFILASYGLILITVLRMHSAVARKKAFATCSSHLAVVGFFYGTIIFIYMRPKSYRSVAQDKVVSAFYTIFTPALNPLIYSVRNKEVRGALRKWLEKYFR